ATCATCATCTTCTCTTGTAAATATGATGACATTCTTCACAATTTCTTTTTACTtcaaagatttattttttattttagattttttaattgtattttttaatcttttattcaATGTTCTGCAGCCTATCAAGGTTAATCCCTCTTTAAGAGGTAAGTTAAGAAGTCTTAGGTACGTTTATAACCTGCCCTtggtttattttgctatattaatgtacttattattattttttttttcctgttacAGAGCCAAATGATAGTTATGAGTCCTCTGATGAAATATCCTCTGTCTTCAGCCTTCCTAAGGACTTCATATGCCCTTTAACTGGACAGTTATATCAAGATCCTGTGACTCTGGAGACTGGTCAAAGTTTTGAGAAGACGGCTATCAAGGCATGGCTTGATCAAGGACACAGAACTTGTCCTGTGACTGGAAAGAAATTGGAAACTTTAGCCATACCTCTTACGAATTTTATTTTGCAACGTGTCATTAAAAATTGGAATTCCAATCGTCGGAGGAATTTCCTGGCCTTCCTTTCTCAGAGAGTGCACAGTTCAGAAAAATCTATGACTAATAACAAGAGTGAAACGACAATATTTATATTAGATCAGTTTCTAACTGCTGGTGGCAAGGTGGAAGCAATGGAGAATGCCAATTATCTTATTGCTAATGGATACTTGCGGTTTCTTATTCAACTGTTTGAATCAGGAAATCTGGAAGAGAAGACACGTGTTTTGGCACTCTTATCTCGTTGTATTCAAGCAGATGAACAGTGCAGAAATCAGATAGCTGATGAAATTAGCATAAGCTCTCTTGTCAATCTACTTCACAGCAAGCAGGTTAAGTCATTAGAAAGTGTTGTGCAGCTTCTGACCAAATTAATTTTCCTTAAGAGGTATTTTAATGCTTACCAACTTACTTGACTTAATTTAAGCTGGCAATGCTTTATAGTTATTCCTTTTACTTCTTAATACATTCACTGGCAGTATTAACAAGAAATCATGAAGTCTCTTCCCTGACTCTTTTGATGACTTTTCTATCGACTTGTATAATGATAAACCCTCAATTATATaagttatttaaaaagaaacaaGGAAAAAGGTCACTAAGGAAGAAGCACTTAAAGTTGCTTTAAGGATGGGACAGTCTGGTAAGGCGTTGAAATCATGATGTGGAGGGAAATGGCAAAATCTATAAGAGGAGAGAGCAACTGCCTAAGGTTGGAAATAATGTTTTAAGGTCGAGTTAGTAGCTCTAGGGAAAGGctcttgaaattttttttccaaGTGTGTTTACTGATATCAATGGGAAAGGAAACTTGATTTCTTTCGAGTGATATAAAGTATATGAATGGGAATGGTAGATAAATCACTTGAAATTGGTTGTGGGGGGCAAAACATGTCTCTTGGGATGGTCTACTCTTACCTGAGTTAAGTTGTTGAAGGAAAAGTTTCTGGAAGGACTAGCGATTAATGTTATCCTTTTCATTGCTGCAGGAGAAAAGATGTAACTTTATTTTTAAGCCGTTTGCTGAAAGAAGATTCAGAGGACACATTGCAGGCTATCCTTGTATACCTCCGAAGTTCTCCACCTGTGCAAAGGCCACTTGTTGCTGTACTTCTGTTACACTTTAACCTAGTGGTAAGTTTCTTGAATTTAGACTAGAAAGCACTTACCGATGCAAACTTTATTTATTGCAATGAATAATAATTGGTGTTGTTTTAATTCCTAATGTGTATCAAGAAGTATATGATTGTTAACTTCTGTCAAAGTTATTCTTAACTATGTTTCATAAATGTCCATTCCAGCGTTCTTTCCAGATCTAAGCCTCCCTGCACATTAAACTATATATTTATGTATGGATATCATCCATGCAATTAAATTAATGAGATTTATTGGTATTGTAGGTGGAATCTCTGCAGCAAAGTATGTATATGGAAGAAGCTCTTGATGCCATTATCAAAGCCCTTGACGCTAGCCTAACTAATCAGAAGATCCGAGAAAGCTGCTGTGAAGcaattttaattttgggtgGGCACTTTCCTTTGCGTGAGACGTTTGGGAGTATGACACTAAAAGAAGTAGGATTTATTAACTTTTGTGAAGTGGATTCTATAGATTATAAAGAAGAGAATCCTgaaatgaacaacaaaaagtTAGTGGTAAGTTTAACTCCTCTTTGATGACCATTTggattttggtttttaaaaattaagcttgTAAACACTACTTCCACTCGTTAGTTCCTTTATTTTGTTATCCACTTCCTACTAATATTTTAAGGCTTGAAAACACAGAAAGCAGTTTCCAAAACTAGTTTTACTTGGGCTTCTTGAGGAAAGgtgaaaaattattgaaaaaattgTAAGGAAACAAgaataaatttacaaatacagaAAACTAAAAATGAAATTGTTATCAAATGGGCCTAAATTATTCTCttcccccccccaaaaaaaaaaaaaagaaaagaaagaaaagacaaaatGATATTCATGGACATACTTATAGATCCATGTGGTGAACATTACTACGGGAGGGCCCATCACATTAGGGATCgcactatttttttttgtttcggCATGGAGTTCCTTTTCAAAGCATTTTTGCCGTTCCTTTCTGGTATAAGCTGGGGGATTACTTATTTTATTCTATTGCCTCTTGTATTTTGTCTTGTTTTCTCAGTCTCACTCAAGATCGAAATATTGTTTCTATCCCCCACAAAGTTGTTAGTTGAGTCTACTGTTTACTATTAAAAAAGAAGTGTATGGATGTGAACAAATGTTAATAGTCATTATTTTGATTTCATCATCTGTGGATATAGTTTTTTACACAATGAATCATGCTAATGGTTTTAGTTTTCATGATTAGTGAGTAGAAAAATGAACTATATTATGAACAAATAATATTGGGCATTATACTAACATTAGCATGAAATAGTGAGATATGGGTAATGCTCTGTTAGTACAAAAGGTGTTAAGCATGGCATTATTCTTTCGGTACCTCTTAATTTTTCTACTCATCATTCTAATTCTACACTGGTTCCTCTCAACTGATGGATATATACTTGTCTTGTTCTTAAATCTCAACTTTTTAAAGTTTCTAAGTCAAAGAAGAAGGAGCTTTAGATCACATTTAGAATGTTATTCCCCCTTTTATTGTTTAATATCTAAAACCTTTTTCgattattttatgtttgataTGTAGACCTATTGGAATGAACTCCATGGGTCATTTAAAGTGTGTGTCTTTTATATCAATGAAACACTATGTTTCCCATCAAATAAGTAGAAAGGAGATGATAACATGCACTTGGGGGAGGTGGAGCAACAGAATTGAAACTTTGCTATTGTAGTCGGTTTTGTTCACATTCTTTAGTGACCAATTAAATGTTGGTATTTTTCAGTCTGTGCATTCTCCTTAAATTGTCTGAAGTGATTCTCTGAACATGGAACAAGAGAAGTGAGAACTTcctaaaattattattatttttttttataatttctgaATTGTTACAAGTTGATTTCCCGCCCTATTCTTGCTATTTTATCAAACACTATATGCAAGAATTATTTAGCCTATATACTAACTACTTATCTGGTGTTTTGTTTCAAACTATAGGAAGATGAAAAACAGGCAATTGAAGAATGGCGGAGGAAGTTGActttatccttgatgaaaagtGTGAAGCAACCATTTTTTGAGATCATTTCGAAGTGTTTGGCTATTGGAAGCCTTGATTTAGTGGGGGTGGGGCTATCCACTTTGACATGGTTGAGTTTTTCCCTTCCTCGCCTTCCTGCTCCAAAATTTCATCCCCTAACCTTATCAGATCTTATCAGTCTGCTTAAAGCTTGCTTGCAAAATAGTATGCTAGTTGAACATAAGATTCTTGCTTCAACTTGTCTGCTCAATCTCAGCAAAATTGCAGGTCTCTCTCTTCTtttcactctctctctctctctctcgtttGTTTGAAAGGGGCTATTCTAGTTATTCAATATGTGCTCGTTACATATCATGAGGCAGATTTCTGTTTAAAAATTCTGTATTCTTGTAGTTTGATAGCTATAATACGAATTCCGGGATTTCTTTGGGGCATTTTGTATAGTTTTGTCCTTATAGTATTTCTTTACAAGAAGTCGGGCCTCAT
The sequence above is drawn from the Cucumis melo cultivar AY chromosome 2, USDA_Cmelo_AY_1.0, whole genome shotgun sequence genome and encodes:
- the LOC103492492 gene encoding putative E3 ubiquitin-protein ligase LIN isoform X4, which encodes MALHLGYLIQSYLLVRISTSARIVLFPKLWDDLFLPHLLHIKSWYDYEADSLVNAPKQSRKQKLLDKVYNETLDSGTCKYAVYYKDWLTGIEAPEPSIVVPAVSFEGVDQESPVNNSTATTLCNDFVSPNLMVSKKLYDAMFATSKNQAAPHTEIEWELENLDNCVRSSNSSNVSKHTQIYYSDTTKDLDQDTDADSMGSTTENTSSSENCKAQEWKTYNINALSEMDGSDEFCSSTTWKNNEIDFEVLHAQSNTDGNSYSRQKLAQPSHEVRYSHTLEDLGLFDPSNFSHASSSSLPIKVNPSLREPNDSYESSDEISSVFSLPKDFICPLTGQLYQDPVTLETGQSFEKTAIKAWLDQGHRTCPVTGKKLETLAIPLTNFILQRVIKNWNSNRRRNFLAFLSQRVHSSEKSMTNNKSETTIFILDQFLTAGGKVEAMENANYLIANGYLRFLIQLFESGNLEEKTRVLALLSRCIQADEQCRNQIADEISISSLVNLLHSKQVKSLESVVQLLTKLIFLKRRKDVTLFLSRLLKEDSEDTLQAILVYLRSSPPVQRPLVAVLLLHFNLVVESLQQSMYMEEALDAIIKALDASLTNQKIRESCCEAILILGGHFPLRETFGSMTLKEVGFINFCEVDSIDYKEENPEMNNKKLVEDEKQAIEEWRRKLTLSLMKSVKQPFFEIISKCLAIGSLDLVGVGLSTLTWLSFSLPRLPAPKFHPLTLSDLISLLKACLQNSMLVEHKILASTCLLNLSKIAECRLIVIAIRKEIEDPLRSIAEISQSAKHLYAIITRRENI